In the genome of Schistocerca piceifrons isolate TAMUIC-IGC-003096 chromosome X, iqSchPice1.1, whole genome shotgun sequence, one region contains:
- the LOC124721100 gene encoding peptidyl-prolyl cis-trans isomerase NIMA-interacting 1-like encodes MAERKLPRGWGKYESKRYSRHYYFNVYTRESQWVHPSRCAPRVPGKGPHEIQCCHLLVKHKCSRRPVSWKQEPITRSREEALYLINFLRKCIQLGKASFSEMAQKYSDCHSAKTGGYLGIFRRGVMEKAFENSAFSLKVGEISEPVFTKSGIHLILRTA; translated from the coding sequence ATGGCAGAGAGAAAACTACCACGAGGATGGGGAAAGTATGAGAGCAAGAGATATAGCCGGCattattattttaatgtttataCCAGGGAGAGCCAGTGGGTTCATCCTAGCAGATGTGCTCCCCGGGTACCAGGCAAAGGCCCACATGAAATACAGTGCTGTCATTTACTTGTGAAACATAAGTGCTCAAGAAGGCCAGTTTCTTGGAAGCAGGAGCCAATTACACGCTCCAGAGAGGAGGCTCTATATTTAATAAACTTCTTACGTAAATGTATTCAATTAGGAAAGGCATCATTCTcagaaatggcacaaaaatattCAGACTGCCATTCAGCAAAGACTGGTGGTTACCTTGGGATCTTTCGTCGAGGTGTTATGGAGAAAGCATTTGAAAACAGTGCATTTTCACTTAAAGTGGGTGAGATCAGTGAACCGGTCTTTACCAAATCAGGGATTCATCTGATATTACGTACTGCATAA